A genome region from Solirubrobacter pauli includes the following:
- the trxA gene encoding thioredoxin — translation MADITNVTDTNFQAEVLENDQPVLVDFWAPWCGPCRMVAPALEQIASERDDLRIVKLNTDENQQTAIQYQVLAIPTMILFKNGQEVTRIQGAKPKKGIEADIEPALA, via the coding sequence ATGGCAGACATCACGAACGTCACCGACACCAACTTCCAGGCTGAGGTGCTCGAGAACGATCAGCCCGTGCTGGTGGACTTCTGGGCGCCGTGGTGCGGTCCGTGCCGCATGGTCGCCCCCGCGCTGGAGCAGATCGCGTCCGAGCGCGACGACCTGCGGATCGTCAAGCTCAACACCGACGAGAACCAGCAGACCGCGATCCAGTACCAGGTGCTCGCGATCCCGACGATGATCCTGTTCAAGAACGGCCAGGAGGTCACGCGGATCCAGGGCGCCAAGCCCAAGAAGGGCATCGAGGCCGACATCGAGCCCGCGCTGGCGTAA
- a CDS encoding GNAT family N-acetyltransferase: MLDNPVYHALTGPQAALALQAGRAVRYPAAVAPFGALPPGPDEADWTALARLADPPVALIDPGAIPSGWSVARTLDVTQMVLEQPLGPAEPVDELRPADVDAMLALVAATRPGPFSRDTIRLGRYVGVHDGGELVAMAGERMRVPGWTEVSAVCTAPSHRGRGLAGRLITAVAAGVQARGERVFLHVMSTNAGAIGLYESMGFTRSRTTSVVAVERRA, from the coding sequence TTGCTCGACAACCCCGTCTACCACGCGCTGACCGGTCCACAGGCCGCGCTCGCGCTGCAGGCCGGCCGCGCCGTCCGCTACCCGGCCGCGGTCGCGCCGTTCGGTGCGCTCCCGCCCGGTCCGGACGAGGCCGACTGGACGGCGCTGGCGCGCCTCGCCGACCCGCCCGTCGCCCTGATCGACCCGGGCGCGATCCCGTCCGGATGGTCGGTCGCCCGCACGCTGGACGTGACGCAGATGGTGCTGGAGCAGCCGCTCGGACCGGCCGAGCCGGTCGACGAGCTGCGCCCCGCGGACGTCGACGCCATGCTCGCGCTCGTCGCCGCCACGCGCCCGGGCCCGTTCAGTCGCGACACGATCCGCCTCGGCCGCTACGTCGGCGTCCATGACGGCGGCGAGCTGGTCGCCATGGCCGGCGAGCGCATGCGCGTCCCCGGTTGGACCGAGGTGAGCGCGGTGTGCACCGCTCCGAGCCATCGCGGCCGTGGCCTCGCCGGGCGCCTGATCACCGCGGTGGCCGCCGGCGTCCAGGCGCGCGGCGAACGCGTCTTCCTGCACGTCATGAGCACGAACGCGGGAGCGATCGGGCTGTACGAGTCGATGGGCTTCACCCGCAGCCGCACGACGTCGGTCGTCGCCGTGGAGCGGCGCGCATGA
- the ileS gene encoding isoleucine--tRNA ligase: MPPHRPLPENVSFPELEEKVLERWRELDVYNESLKRREGAPPYVFYEGPPTANGKPGSHHVLARVFKDVFPRYKTMRGFYSYRKGGWDTHGLPVEIAVQKQLGIDDKKEIEEYGIAEFNAKCRESVFEYLEDWTKLTERIGYWVDLDDPYRTLDTDYIESVWWALGELWKKDLLYEGFKVVPYCPKDGTALSSHEVSQGYKDVEDPSVFVRYPINRPHGVLREGDELLVWTTTPWTLVSNAAVAVDPELTYVRTSNGEVLAEALVTRVVGEDAQVVDRFKGADMVGAGYEPPFPYIPASEYGEKGHTVLPADFVSADDGTGIVHTAIAFGEDDFRLGAEQGLAVINPVRSDGTYDERIGEYEGRFVKDADEDLIADLEARGRLYRAEKLFHAYPHCWRCGTPLLYYAKPSWYIRTSQIKDRLLAANESVDWHPEHIKHGRMGRWLENNVDWALSRERYWGTPLPIWRNEAGETVCVGSFAELKELSGVELDDPHRPYVDDVEIPSPTGGEPLRRVPEVIDVWFDSGSMPFAQWHAPFENQDVFERQFPADYICEGIDQTRGWFYSLLAISTLLFDQSSYKTCLSLGHIADPQGKKMSKSLGNIVVPWDVIDRHGADAFRWYFLATKLPWDGYNFDTDTVGESLRQFLLQLWNTYGFYVLYANVNDVAPEDVAPANDLDRWVLSRLSATVETVTERLDHYDATRAGQAVQAFVDDLSNWYVRRSRRRFWDGDPAAFSTLRTALVTVTKLLAPFTPFIADEIYGNLDGSEPSVHLCDWPEPGERDEDLEFAMATVRETVRLGLAARGQAKLKVRQPLRAAVVVAAGAEREAIERLGDVAREELNVKELRYVSQADELGSYEVKPNYRALGPRFGKQMPQVAAAVAALDPGHVADALRGGARVGISLEGHDHELDSDDLMLAMSPLEGYQLEREGSHAVALELELDDELRREGLAREIVHAVQNARKSAGLQVEDRIHLGLGGDEDLLAAAREHEDYVKRETLALSAEYNGAGGVEPVKIEGKALHIAVERA, encoded by the coding sequence GTGCCGCCTCATCGCCCCCTGCCCGAGAACGTCTCCTTCCCGGAGCTCGAGGAGAAGGTCCTCGAACGCTGGCGCGAGCTGGACGTCTACAACGAGTCCCTCAAGCGCCGCGAGGGCGCACCGCCCTACGTCTTCTACGAAGGCCCGCCGACCGCCAACGGCAAGCCGGGCTCCCACCACGTCCTCGCCCGCGTCTTCAAGGACGTCTTCCCGCGCTACAAGACGATGCGCGGCTTCTACTCCTACCGCAAGGGCGGCTGGGACACCCACGGCCTCCCGGTCGAGATCGCCGTGCAGAAGCAGCTCGGGATCGACGACAAGAAGGAGATCGAGGAGTACGGCATCGCGGAGTTCAACGCGAAGTGCCGCGAGTCGGTCTTCGAGTACCTCGAGGACTGGACGAAGCTCACCGAGCGGATCGGCTACTGGGTCGACCTCGACGATCCCTACCGCACGCTGGACACCGACTACATCGAGTCGGTCTGGTGGGCGCTGGGCGAGCTGTGGAAGAAGGACCTGCTGTACGAGGGCTTCAAGGTCGTCCCGTACTGCCCGAAGGACGGCACGGCGCTCTCGAGCCACGAGGTCAGCCAGGGCTACAAGGACGTCGAGGACCCGAGCGTCTTCGTCCGCTACCCGATCAACCGGCCGCACGGCGTGCTGCGCGAGGGCGACGAGCTGCTGGTGTGGACGACGACCCCGTGGACGCTGGTGTCCAACGCGGCGGTCGCCGTCGACCCCGAGCTCACCTATGTGCGCACCAGCAACGGCGAGGTGCTCGCCGAGGCGCTGGTCACGCGCGTCGTCGGCGAGGACGCGCAGGTCGTGGACCGCTTCAAGGGCGCGGACATGGTCGGCGCCGGCTACGAGCCGCCGTTCCCGTACATCCCCGCTTCCGAGTACGGCGAGAAGGGCCACACCGTCCTGCCCGCGGACTTCGTCTCGGCCGACGACGGCACCGGCATCGTCCACACCGCGATCGCGTTCGGCGAGGACGACTTCCGCCTCGGTGCCGAGCAGGGCCTGGCGGTCATCAACCCGGTCCGCTCCGACGGCACCTACGACGAGCGCATCGGCGAGTACGAGGGCCGCTTCGTCAAGGACGCCGACGAGGACCTGATCGCCGACCTCGAGGCGCGCGGCCGCCTGTACCGGGCGGAGAAGCTCTTCCACGCGTACCCGCACTGCTGGCGCTGCGGCACGCCGCTGCTCTACTACGCCAAGCCGTCCTGGTACATCCGCACGTCCCAGATCAAGGACCGCCTGCTCGCCGCCAACGAGAGCGTCGACTGGCACCCGGAGCACATCAAGCACGGCCGCATGGGCCGCTGGCTCGAGAACAACGTGGACTGGGCGCTCTCCCGTGAGCGCTACTGGGGCACGCCGCTGCCGATCTGGCGCAACGAGGCGGGCGAGACGGTGTGCGTCGGCTCGTTCGCGGAGCTCAAGGAGCTGTCCGGCGTCGAGCTCGACGATCCGCACCGCCCGTACGTCGACGACGTCGAGATCCCCTCGCCGACCGGCGGCGAGCCGCTGCGGCGCGTCCCCGAGGTGATCGACGTCTGGTTCGACTCGGGCTCGATGCCGTTCGCCCAGTGGCACGCGCCGTTCGAGAACCAGGACGTCTTCGAGCGCCAGTTCCCCGCCGACTACATCTGCGAGGGCATCGACCAGACGCGCGGCTGGTTCTACTCGCTGCTGGCGATCAGCACGCTGCTGTTCGACCAGAGCTCGTACAAGACGTGCCTGAGCCTCGGCCACATCGCCGATCCGCAGGGCAAGAAGATGTCCAAGTCGCTCGGCAACATCGTCGTGCCGTGGGACGTCATCGACCGCCACGGCGCCGACGCCTTCCGCTGGTACTTCCTGGCGACCAAGCTGCCGTGGGACGGCTACAACTTCGACACCGACACGGTCGGCGAGTCGCTGCGCCAGTTCCTGCTGCAGCTGTGGAACACGTACGGCTTCTACGTCCTGTACGCGAACGTCAACGACGTCGCGCCAGAGGACGTCGCGCCCGCGAACGACCTGGACCGCTGGGTCCTGTCACGGCTCTCCGCCACGGTCGAGACCGTCACCGAGCGCCTGGACCACTACGACGCCACGCGCGCCGGCCAGGCGGTCCAGGCCTTCGTCGACGACCTCTCGAACTGGTACGTGCGCCGCTCACGCCGCCGCTTCTGGGACGGCGACCCGGCCGCGTTTTCCACGCTGCGCACGGCGCTCGTCACGGTGACGAAGCTGCTCGCGCCGTTCACCCCGTTCATCGCCGACGAGATCTACGGCAACCTCGACGGCTCCGAGCCGAGCGTGCATCTGTGCGACTGGCCCGAGCCGGGCGAGCGCGACGAGGACCTCGAGTTCGCGATGGCGACCGTCCGCGAGACCGTCCGCCTCGGCCTCGCCGCGCGCGGCCAGGCCAAGCTCAAGGTCCGCCAGCCGCTGCGGGCCGCGGTGGTCGTCGCCGCGGGTGCGGAGCGCGAGGCGATCGAGCGCCTCGGCGACGTCGCCCGCGAGGAGCTCAACGTCAAGGAGCTGCGCTACGTCTCGCAGGCCGACGAGCTCGGCTCCTACGAGGTCAAGCCCAACTACCGCGCGCTCGGCCCGCGCTTCGGCAAGCAGATGCCGCAGGTCGCGGCCGCCGTCGCCGCGCTGGACCCCGGGCACGTTGCCGACGCCCTGCGCGGCGGTGCCCGCGTGGGCATCAGCCTCGAGGGCCACGACCACGAGCTCGACAGCGACGACCTGATGCTCGCCATGAGCCCGCTGGAGGGCTACCAGCTCGAGCGCGAGGGCTCGCACGCCGTCGCGCTGGAGCTCGAGCTCGACGACGAGCTGCGCCGCGAGGGCCTCGCCCGCGAGATCGTCCACGCGGTCCAGAACGCCCGCAAGTCCGCCGGCCTGCAGGTCGAGGATCGGATCCACCTCGGCCTCGGCGGCGACGAGGACCTGCTGGCCGCCGCCCGCGAGCACGAGGACTACGTCAAGCGCGAGACGCTCGCGCTGAGCGCCGAGTACAACGGCGCGGGCGGCGTCGAGCCGGTGAAGATCGAGGGCAAGGCCCTCCACATCGCCGTCGAGCGGGCGTAA
- the polX gene encoding DNA polymerase/3'-5' exonuclease PolX codes for MHTNADIAARLDELGDLYELDGAVSYRVIAYRTAAKAVRDSSVSIMGLTREGKVTSVPGIGKTLEEKLRALDETGDIPSAVKLRAKFPAGLVEMTKLPGFGAKRARQLYDALGVDSLEALRAAAEQEKVRAVKGFGPKGEENLLKALAAHEAAGGAPAERVVLSRALPIAEQIAGALRDHPASDQVEVAGSARRWGDSVKDIDIIATASDAKALVDTLASLELVESVQQSGPAGARVVTHSGMKVDLKVVEPDQFGNVLQHFTGSKAHNVQLREAMVRRGLHISEYGVLDDESGETTRCATEEEVYERLGLPWIPPELREGRGELEAALKGELPELVTLADMRGDLHCHTTLSDGRNTLEEMVAAAQARGYEYLAITDHSASHGFGNHVTPEQLEARIDEIAALNERLDGITVLAGTESNILPDGSLDYPDELLQRLDWVIGSVHTSFGMDEAAMTERMITAINHPWLDAIGHPTGRKIEQRPAYAIDMSRVIEAAAANGTMIEINAAPDRRDMNEVYARAAAAAGVLILIDSDAHGADTLANLRYGVATARRGWLTPAQVANTRSWAEFAPLRKRAR; via the coding sequence ATGCACACCAACGCCGACATCGCCGCTCGCCTGGACGAGCTGGGGGACCTGTACGAGCTCGACGGAGCCGTCTCCTACCGCGTCATCGCCTATCGCACGGCGGCCAAGGCCGTGCGCGACTCGTCCGTCTCGATCATGGGCCTCACGCGTGAGGGCAAGGTCACGAGCGTGCCGGGGATCGGCAAGACGCTCGAGGAGAAGCTGCGCGCGCTGGACGAGACCGGGGACATCCCGTCCGCGGTCAAGCTGCGGGCCAAGTTCCCGGCCGGGCTGGTCGAGATGACCAAGCTGCCGGGATTCGGCGCCAAGCGGGCGCGCCAGCTCTACGACGCGCTGGGCGTCGACTCGCTGGAGGCGCTGCGCGCCGCCGCCGAGCAGGAGAAGGTGCGCGCGGTCAAGGGCTTCGGGCCCAAGGGCGAGGAGAACCTGCTCAAGGCGCTCGCCGCGCACGAGGCGGCCGGCGGCGCGCCCGCGGAGCGCGTCGTGCTCTCGCGCGCGCTCCCGATCGCGGAGCAGATCGCCGGCGCGCTGCGCGACCACCCCGCGTCCGACCAGGTCGAGGTGGCGGGCTCGGCCCGCCGTTGGGGCGACTCGGTGAAGGACATCGACATCATCGCCACCGCGTCCGACGCGAAGGCGCTCGTGGACACGCTGGCCTCGCTCGAGCTGGTCGAGTCCGTCCAGCAGAGCGGCCCGGCCGGCGCGCGCGTGGTCACGCACTCGGGCATGAAGGTCGACCTGAAGGTGGTCGAGCCCGACCAGTTCGGCAACGTCCTGCAGCACTTCACGGGCTCCAAGGCCCACAACGTCCAGCTGCGCGAGGCGATGGTGCGGCGCGGCCTGCACATCTCCGAGTACGGCGTGCTCGACGACGAGTCCGGCGAGACGACCCGCTGCGCGACCGAGGAGGAGGTCTACGAGCGGCTCGGGCTGCCGTGGATCCCGCCCGAGCTGCGCGAGGGCCGGGGCGAGCTGGAGGCGGCGCTCAAGGGCGAGCTGCCCGAGCTGGTCACGCTCGCCGACATGCGCGGCGACCTGCACTGCCACACGACCCTGTCGGACGGGCGCAACACGCTCGAGGAGATGGTCGCGGCGGCGCAGGCGCGCGGCTACGAGTACCTGGCGATCACCGACCACTCGGCCTCGCACGGTTTCGGCAACCACGTCACGCCGGAGCAGCTGGAGGCGCGGATCGACGAGATCGCGGCCCTGAACGAGCGGCTCGACGGCATCACCGTCCTTGCGGGCACGGAGTCGAACATCCTCCCGGACGGCTCGCTCGACTACCCGGACGAGCTGCTGCAGCGCCTGGACTGGGTGATCGGCTCGGTCCACACGTCGTTCGGCATGGACGAGGCCGCGATGACCGAGCGCATGATCACCGCGATCAACCACCCGTGGCTGGACGCGATCGGCCATCCGACCGGGCGCAAGATCGAGCAGCGGCCGGCGTACGCGATCGACATGAGCCGCGTGATCGAGGCCGCCGCCGCCAACGGCACGATGATCGAGATCAACGCGGCCCCGGACCGGCGGGACATGAACGAGGTCTACGCCCGCGCGGCGGCGGCCGCGGGCGTGCTGATCCTGATCGACTCGGACGCGCACGGCGCCGACACGCTGGCCAACCTCAGGTACGGCGTGGCGACCGCCCGTCGCGGCTGGCTGACACCCGCGCAGGTGGCCAACACGCGGTCGTGGGCGGAGTTCGCGCCGCTGCGCAAGCGCGCTCGCTGA
- a CDS encoding glycosyltransferase, whose product MARADVLIVSLGGTAGLREADEELAASLRRAGARVELARTRRPPELRTYAALELAWALNARRAAVLAVREHNPRAVVYSSTTAALLGPVPGAIRFDAPAAGNRPGRHGLWQRPVEARRFQATPLLVPWSEGGLDEAPTPRAGAVIVPVPVAPSGPPERKDIAAITYGANPEKKGLDRVLAAWARDARAGEALVVAGLDEAAGREWLDRAGASGVGAVRFTGLVPRAEYRALLRRARVFVTAPRREDYGIAQLEALADGCVLVTNAAAGPYAALPLARALDARLVDDGLDVRAALDDPVRDYADRAADALAPFTPAGVDRVVAEELLPRLMGESAPAAAAGR is encoded by the coding sequence ATGGCCCGAGCCGATGTCTTGATCGTGTCCCTCGGCGGCACCGCCGGCCTGCGCGAGGCCGACGAGGAGCTCGCCGCCTCGCTGCGCCGGGCCGGCGCGCGGGTCGAGCTCGCCCGCACGCGGCGCCCGCCTGAGCTGCGCACCTACGCCGCGCTTGAGCTGGCCTGGGCGCTGAACGCGCGCCGCGCCGCCGTCCTCGCCGTCCGTGAGCACAACCCCCGCGCGGTGGTGTACTCGTCCACGACGGCGGCACTGCTCGGCCCGGTTCCGGGAGCGATCCGCTTCGACGCACCCGCCGCCGGCAACCGCCCGGGCCGCCACGGCCTGTGGCAGCGCCCGGTCGAGGCGCGCCGCTTCCAGGCCACGCCCTTGCTCGTGCCGTGGAGCGAGGGCGGGTTGGACGAAGCCCCGACGCCCCGCGCGGGCGCCGTGATCGTCCCCGTCCCGGTCGCACCGAGCGGTCCGCCGGAGCGCAAGGACATCGCGGCGATCACCTACGGCGCGAACCCCGAGAAGAAGGGCCTGGACCGGGTCCTGGCCGCGTGGGCGCGAGACGCGCGCGCGGGCGAGGCGCTGGTGGTCGCGGGCCTCGACGAAGCCGCGGGCCGCGAGTGGCTGGACCGCGCGGGCGCAAGCGGCGTGGGCGCCGTGCGGTTCACCGGCCTCGTCCCGCGCGCCGAGTACCGGGCGTTGCTGCGGCGCGCGCGCGTCTTCGTCACCGCCCCGCGGCGCGAGGACTACGGCATCGCCCAGCTCGAGGCGCTCGCGGACGGCTGTGTGCTGGTCACCAACGCGGCCGCCGGACCGTACGCGGCGCTGCCGCTCGCCCGCGCGCTCGATGCGCGGCTGGTGGACGACGGGCTGGACGTGCGCGCCGCGCTCGACGATCCCGTGCGCGACTACGCCGACCGCGCGGCGGACGCGCTCGCGCCGTTCACCCCGGCGGGCGTCGACCGGGTCGTCGCGGAGGAGCTGCTGCCCCGCCTCATGGGCGAATCGGCTCCAGCAGCCGCCGCGGGCCGTTGA
- a CDS encoding ACT domain-containing protein — translation MNVLEGTYSICRLPPSDRVPSWALELHEGLVSITRTPDELSIVCPEEAVPPDTTVEDGWKALQVPGPIPFTETGVLARIATPLAAAGISIFAVSTYDTDYVLVREPDLEAALAALQATGRRLISSGSPYEPVIGFSRAVRDGDRVLVSGTGPVMPDGGCPDSTYDQAKRAWEIVAKALNEAGATVDDVVRTRTFLTPEADPDGAMRAHGEVFADARPASTMLVIHSLLDPRWTVEVEAEAQTRR, via the coding sequence ATGAACGTGCTCGAAGGGACCTACTCCATCTGCCGCCTCCCGCCGTCGGATCGCGTGCCCTCGTGGGCGCTCGAGCTGCACGAGGGGCTCGTGTCGATCACGCGCACGCCGGACGAGCTGTCGATCGTGTGCCCGGAGGAGGCCGTGCCGCCGGACACGACGGTCGAGGACGGCTGGAAGGCGCTCCAGGTGCCGGGACCGATCCCGTTCACCGAGACGGGCGTGCTGGCGCGGATCGCGACCCCGCTGGCCGCCGCCGGCATCTCGATCTTCGCCGTCTCCACCTACGACACCGACTACGTGCTGGTCAGGGAGCCGGACCTCGAGGCCGCGCTGGCGGCCCTGCAGGCGACCGGGCGGCGGCTGATCTCCTCGGGGTCGCCGTACGAGCCGGTGATCGGCTTCTCGCGGGCCGTGCGCGACGGCGACCGCGTGCTCGTCTCCGGCACCGGCCCGGTCATGCCCGACGGCGGCTGCCCCGACTCCACGTACGACCAGGCCAAGCGCGCCTGGGAGATCGTCGCGAAGGCGCTCAACGAGGCGGGCGCGACCGTCGACGACGTCGTCCGCACGCGCACGTTCCTCACGCCCGAGGCGGACCCCGACGGCGCGATGCGCGCCCACGGCGAGGTGTTCGCCGACGCCCGTCCGGCGTCGACGATGCTGGTCATCCACTCGCTCCTCGACCCGCGCTGGACCGTGGAAGTGGAGGCTGAGGCTCAGACGCGCAGGTAA
- a CDS encoding beta-ketoacyl-[acyl-carrier-protein] synthase family protein, with protein sequence MNADDVVVTGVGAVSALGVGAHRLHERWLAGEHGIEDGFARALAFDPGEHLTVKQARRSDRYTQMAAVAAREALDEGAWPEAGYDPLRVATIIGTGIGGLGTLEAQFDVLRDQGPGRLSPLGIPLMMPNAAAATVAMQHGLHGPALGTVSACAAGANAIGTALRMLQRGEIDAALAGGSEAAITPYATASFAGMGTLSSAGVSRPFDARRDGFVLGEGAGVLLLERRDAAERRGAPVLGTVRGYASTVDAHHLTAPDPTGTYAAAAMTMALADAGLTAADVDYVNAHGTSTPLNDRAEAEALRSALGEHAARVPVSSTKSAIGHLLGAAGAVEAVATVLALHAGSAPANLGYEEPDAACAGLDVIAGAPRALPDGDRVALSNSFGFGGHNAVLCLTT encoded by the coding sequence ATGAACGCCGACGACGTGGTGGTGACCGGCGTCGGCGCGGTCTCGGCGCTTGGCGTCGGCGCGCACCGGCTGCACGAGCGCTGGCTCGCCGGCGAGCACGGCATCGAGGACGGGTTCGCGCGCGCCCTGGCGTTCGACCCGGGCGAGCACCTGACGGTCAAGCAGGCACGGCGCAGCGACCGCTATACGCAGATGGCCGCCGTGGCTGCGCGCGAGGCCCTCGACGAGGGCGCGTGGCCTGAGGCGGGCTACGACCCGCTGCGGGTCGCGACGATCATCGGCACGGGCATCGGCGGCCTCGGCACGCTCGAGGCCCAGTTCGACGTGCTGCGCGACCAGGGGCCGGGCCGGCTCTCGCCGCTCGGCATCCCGCTGATGATGCCCAACGCCGCCGCCGCGACCGTCGCGATGCAGCACGGGTTGCATGGCCCGGCGCTGGGCACGGTGTCGGCGTGCGCGGCGGGCGCGAACGCGATCGGCACGGCGCTGCGGATGCTGCAGCGCGGCGAGATCGACGCGGCACTCGCGGGCGGCTCCGAGGCCGCGATCACGCCCTACGCCACCGCCTCGTTCGCCGGCATGGGCACGCTGTCGAGCGCCGGCGTCTCGCGTCCGTTCGACGCCCGCCGCGACGGCTTCGTCCTCGGCGAGGGCGCGGGCGTGCTCCTGCTCGAGCGCCGGGACGCGGCCGAGCGGCGCGGCGCGCCGGTGCTCGGGACGGTCCGCGGGTACGCATCGACCGTCGACGCCCACCACCTGACCGCGCCCGATCCCACCGGCACGTACGCCGCGGCGGCGATGACGATGGCGCTCGCGGACGCCGGCCTGACCGCGGCGGACGTCGACTACGTCAACGCCCACGGCACGTCCACCCCACTGAACGACCGCGCGGAGGCGGAGGCCCTGCGCTCGGCGCTCGGCGAGCACGCGGCGCGCGTCCCGGTCTCCTCGACCAAGTCGGCGATCGGGCACCTGCTCGGCGCGGCCGGCGCCGTCGAGGCGGTCGCGACCGTGCTCGCGCTCCACGCGGGATCCGCGCCCGCGAACCTCGGCTACGAGGAGCCGGACGCCGCGTGCGCCGGGCTGGACGTCATCGCGGGTGCGCCTCGGGCGCTACCGGACGGCGACCGCGTCGCGCTGTCGAACTCGTTCGGGTTCGGCGGGCACAACGCGGTCCTCTGCCTGACGACGTAG
- a CDS encoding polyprenol monophosphomannose synthase, producing the protein MDGSVWVILPTYNEAANLEAVVGGIRAAVPEAHILVVDDNSPDGTGQLADRMATADALLHVLHRPGKGGLGRAYTAGFAHALEQGAGYVIEMDADLSHDPADLPRLIAPAADGAALVLGSRYTTGGGIENWGLERRIISRVGCGYARRVLGVRVRDLTGGFKCFRADTLRAIDAASAEAQGYGFQVELTYRVLSLGLTVVEVPIRFRERRLGESKMSAHIALEAAWRVPALRFGPRRWRPLEAARRGADALPNEG; encoded by the coding sequence ATGGACGGCTCCGTCTGGGTGATCCTGCCGACCTACAACGAGGCCGCCAACCTGGAGGCCGTTGTGGGCGGCATCCGTGCCGCCGTGCCCGAGGCGCACATCCTCGTCGTGGACGACAACTCGCCCGACGGCACCGGGCAGCTCGCCGACCGGATGGCGACCGCGGATGCGCTCCTGCACGTGCTGCACCGGCCCGGCAAGGGCGGCCTGGGCCGGGCGTACACCGCCGGCTTCGCGCACGCGCTCGAGCAGGGCGCGGGCTACGTGATCGAGATGGACGCCGACCTGTCGCACGACCCGGCCGACCTGCCGCGCCTGATCGCGCCGGCCGCGGACGGCGCCGCCCTCGTGCTCGGCTCGCGCTACACCACCGGCGGCGGGATCGAGAACTGGGGCCTGGAGCGCCGGATCATCTCGCGGGTCGGCTGCGGCTACGCGCGCCGCGTGCTCGGCGTGAGGGTGCGCGACCTCACCGGCGGCTTCAAGTGCTTCCGGGCCGACACGCTGCGGGCGATCGACGCCGCCAGCGCCGAGGCGCAGGGCTACGGGTTCCAGGTCGAGCTCACCTACCGCGTGCTCTCGCTCGGCCTCACGGTCGTCGAGGTGCCGATCCGCTTCCGCGAGCGGCGGCTCGGCGAGTCGAAGATGTCCGCGCACATCGCCCTCGAGGCGGCGTGGCGCGTTCCGGCGTTGCGGTTCGGACCTCGGCGGTGGCGTCCGCTTGAGGCCGCCCGCCGCGGCGCCGATGCACTACCCAATGAAGGCTGA
- a CDS encoding winged helix-turn-helix transcriptional regulator has product MAYADGNCSLARALEVVGERWTLLIVRDAFFGVRRFGDFATQLNVPRAVLTNRLKRLVDEGVLSRERVVGGAVEYQLTEDGLALLPVIRALMAWGDAHSSPAGPRRVMRHDADDGLLDDQGRCSACGGRVSVPEIRIEPGPGFDPSRTPADPVSEVINGPRRLLEPIRP; this is encoded by the coding sequence ATGGCTTACGCGGACGGGAACTGCTCGCTGGCGCGCGCGCTGGAGGTCGTCGGGGAGCGTTGGACGCTGCTGATCGTCCGCGACGCGTTCTTCGGCGTGCGGCGCTTCGGCGACTTCGCGACGCAGCTCAACGTGCCACGGGCCGTGCTCACGAATCGCTTGAAGCGGCTGGTCGATGAAGGGGTGCTGTCGCGTGAGCGGGTCGTCGGCGGCGCCGTCGAGTATCAGCTCACCGAGGACGGCCTCGCCCTGCTGCCGGTGATCCGCGCGCTGATGGCGTGGGGCGACGCGCACTCCTCACCGGCGGGTCCGCGCCGCGTCATGCGCCACGACGCCGACGACGGGCTGCTCGACGACCAGGGGCGCTGCTCGGCCTGCGGTGGACGGGTCTCCGTGCCGGAGATCCGGATCGAGCCCGGGCCCGGGTTCGACCCCTCGCGGACCCCGGCGGACCCGGTGTCCGAGGTGATCAACGGCCCGCGGCGGCTGCTGGAGCCGATTCGCCCATGA